The following coding sequences lie in one Nitratireductor mangrovi genomic window:
- the boxB gene encoding benzoyl-CoA 2,3-epoxidase subunit BoxB → MSELLNVSYDTMIPNNVGLSSDRRVLKALEKWHPGYINWWNDLIPRNFQESLVYLRTAISVDPKGWAKFDYVKMPEYRWGILLAPQVEDRKIPCGEHFGDPAWQEVPGEYRAMLRRLIVIQGDTEPASVEQQRHLGKTAPSLYDMRNLFQVNVEEGRHLWAMVYLLQKYFGADGREEADELLRRSSGSEEAPRMLGAFNEATPDWLSFFMFTYFTDRDGKMQLESLAQSGFDPLSRTCRFMLTEEAHHMFVGETGVGRVIQRTCEAMKEAGIEDPYDIQAVRNLGVIDLPTIQKKLNLHYSLSLDLFGSEVSTNAANAFSAGVKGRYQETKIDDDHQLKDATYPVVQLVDGKVVTADLPALSAINMRLRDDYIRDSQGGINRWNASISKLGIAFEMKLPHPGFNREIGVFGPASITPDGEIVSKEAWDKQRDEWLPSKADGDYIASLMKPVWEPGKFAGWIAPPRVGIDNKPGDFEYVQLHMA, encoded by the coding sequence ATGTCTGAACTGCTCAATGTTTCCTACGACACGATGATCCCGAACAATGTCGGGCTTTCTTCGGACCGGCGTGTCCTGAAGGCGCTGGAGAAATGGCACCCCGGCTACATCAACTGGTGGAACGACCTGATCCCCAGGAACTTCCAGGAGTCGCTGGTCTATCTGCGCACCGCGATCTCGGTCGATCCCAAGGGCTGGGCCAAGTTCGACTACGTCAAGATGCCCGAATATCGCTGGGGCATCCTGCTTGCACCTCAGGTGGAAGACCGCAAGATCCCGTGCGGCGAGCATTTTGGCGATCCTGCCTGGCAGGAGGTGCCGGGCGAATACCGCGCCATGCTGCGCCGCCTGATCGTCATCCAGGGCGACACCGAGCCGGCTTCGGTCGAGCAGCAGCGCCATCTCGGCAAGACCGCGCCGTCGCTCTACGACATGCGCAACCTGTTCCAGGTGAATGTCGAGGAAGGCCGGCACCTGTGGGCGATGGTTTACCTGCTGCAGAAATATTTCGGGGCCGACGGCCGTGAGGAAGCCGACGAATTGCTGCGCCGCTCTTCCGGCTCGGAAGAGGCGCCGCGCATGCTGGGCGCCTTCAACGAGGCGACGCCCGACTGGCTGTCCTTCTTCATGTTCACCTATTTCACCGATCGTGACGGCAAGATGCAGCTGGAAAGTCTGGCCCAGTCGGGCTTCGACCCGCTGTCCAGAACCTGCCGCTTCATGCTGACGGAAGAGGCGCATCACATGTTCGTGGGCGAGACCGGCGTCGGCCGCGTCATCCAGCGTACCTGCGAGGCGATGAAGGAGGCCGGCATCGAGGATCCCTACGACATCCAGGCGGTCCGCAATCTCGGCGTCATCGACCTGCCGACGATCCAGAAGAAGCTCAACCTGCACTATTCGCTGTCGCTCGACCTGTTCGGCTCGGAGGTTTCCACCAACGCCGCCAATGCGTTTTCGGCCGGCGTCAAGGGTCGCTATCAGGAGACCAAGATCGACGACGATCACCAGCTCAAGGATGCGACCTATCCGGTCGTGCAACTGGTCGATGGCAAGGTGGTGACGGCCGATTTGCCGGCGCTGTCGGCGATCAACATGCGGCTTCGCGACGACTACATCCGCGACTCCCAGGGCGGCATCAACCGCTGGAACGCCTCGATCTCCAAGCTCGGCATCGCGTTCGAGATGAAGCTGCCGCATCCGGGCTTCAACCGCGAGATCGGCGTCTTCGGTCCGGCCTCGATCACTCCGGACGGCGAGATCGTGTCCAAGGAGGCATGGGACAAGCAGCGCGACGAATGGCTGCCGTCAAAGGCTGACGGCGACTACATCGCCTCGCTGATGAAGCCGGTGTGGGAGCCGGGCAAGTTTGCCGGCTGGATCGCGCCGCCGCGCGTCGGCATCGACAACAAGCCCGGCGACTTCGAATATGTGCAGTTGCACATGGCGTGA
- the boxC gene encoding 2,3-epoxybenzoyl-CoA dihydrolase — translation MVKTIDFQTDPTRYRHWRVDYEGDVAHLFMDVDESGGLFEGYELKLNSYDLGVDIELADVVQRMRFEHPEVKVVVMQSGKERVFCAGANIRMLGGAAHAHKVNFCKFTNETRNTFEAAGAESGQYYICAVKGACAGGGYELALACDHIILADDSSSSVALPEVPLLAVLPGTGGLTRVTDKRKVRRDLADVFCAVEEGVKGKRAKDWRLVDDVVPNTKFAETVAERAKEFAAKSKRPSDAKGITLTPLDRNFTDDGSITYSAVEVEIDREKRSARLTVHGPDGAPPASVEALREEGAATWMLRTARELDDAILHLRNNEMEIGVIVFRTQGDAAQVAAHEAFLLANRDNWLANEILLYWKRVLKRVDLTSRSLVALIEPGSCYAGPLAELAFAADRSYMAEGEFEGDNRPVATLTLTEGNFGPYPMSNDLTRLETRFLGEPESVEAAGAKLGQALEADEASELGLVTFAFDDIDWEDEVRIYLEERASFSPDALTAMEANLRFAGPETMETRIFGRLTAWQNWVFQRPNAVGENGALQRYGTGLRGEFDMKRV, via the coding sequence GTGGTCAAGACAATCGATTTCCAGACCGACCCGACGCGATACCGCCATTGGCGCGTCGACTATGAAGGCGACGTGGCGCATCTGTTCATGGATGTCGACGAGAGTGGCGGCCTGTTCGAGGGCTACGAGCTGAAGCTCAATTCCTACGATCTCGGCGTCGATATCGAACTCGCCGACGTGGTGCAGCGCATGCGCTTCGAGCATCCCGAGGTGAAGGTCGTGGTCATGCAGTCGGGCAAGGAGCGGGTGTTCTGCGCCGGCGCCAATATCCGCATGCTGGGTGGGGCAGCACACGCCCACAAGGTCAATTTCTGCAAGTTCACCAACGAGACCCGCAACACCTTCGAGGCGGCCGGCGCGGAATCGGGCCAGTATTACATCTGCGCGGTCAAGGGCGCCTGCGCCGGCGGCGGCTACGAACTGGCGCTGGCCTGCGACCACATCATCCTGGCCGACGATTCCTCGTCCTCGGTGGCGCTGCCCGAAGTGCCGCTGCTGGCCGTACTGCCCGGAACGGGCGGGCTCACCCGCGTCACCGACAAGCGCAAGGTGCGGCGCGACCTCGCCGACGTTTTCTGCGCGGTCGAGGAAGGCGTGAAGGGCAAGCGCGCCAAGGACTGGCGGCTCGTCGACGACGTGGTGCCGAACACCAAATTTGCCGAGACGGTGGCCGAGCGGGCGAAGGAATTCGCCGCCAAGTCGAAGCGGCCTTCCGATGCCAAGGGCATTACGCTGACGCCGCTTGATCGCAACTTCACCGATGACGGCTCCATCACCTATTCGGCCGTGGAGGTCGAGATCGACCGCGAGAAGCGGAGTGCGCGGCTCACCGTGCACGGCCCCGATGGCGCGCCGCCGGCTTCGGTCGAGGCGCTGCGGGAAGAGGGTGCCGCGACCTGGATGCTGCGCACGGCACGCGAGCTCGACGACGCGATCCTGCATCTCAGGAACAATGAGATGGAAATCGGCGTCATCGTTTTCCGCACCCAGGGCGACGCGGCGCAGGTCGCTGCCCACGAGGCGTTCCTGCTCGCCAATCGCGACAACTGGCTTGCCAACGAGATTTTGCTCTACTGGAAGCGGGTGCTGAAGCGGGTCGACCTGACCTCGCGCTCGCTGGTGGCGCTGATCGAGCCGGGTTCGTGCTATGCCGGGCCGCTGGCCGAACTCGCCTTCGCCGCCGACCGCTCCTACATGGCCGAAGGCGAGTTCGAGGGCGACAACCGCCCGGTCGCGACGCTGACGCTGACCGAAGGCAATTTCGGTCCCTATCCGATGTCGAACGACCTGACCCGGCTCGAGACCCGCTTCCTGGGCGAACCGGAAAGCGTCGAGGCCGCCGGAGCGAAACTCGGCCAGGCGCTGGAGGCCGACGAAGCCAGCGAGCTCGGCCTCGTCACCTTCGCCTTCGACGACATCGACTGGGAGGACGAGGTTCGCATCTATCTGGAGGAACGGGCGAGCTTCTCGCCGGATGCGCTCACGGCGATGGAGGCCAATCTGCGCTTTGCCGGGCCGGAAACGATGGAAACGCGCATCTTCGGCCGCCTGACGGCGTGGCAGAACTGGGTGTTCCAGCGCCCGAACGCCGTCGGCGAGAACGGCGCGCTGCAGCGTTACGGCACCGGCCTGCGCGGCGAATTCGACATGAAGCGCGTGTAG
- a CDS encoding DUF309 domain-containing protein codes for MPGTTARPEQGLFMEIAERAPEVTDPAQWSDNEAWRYGFALYGHGFFWEAHEVWEPVWMGLRPNSAERMLVQGLIQLANCCLKLRMGRPRAAGRLANHAADCLWNARHGREKYAMGVDVAQAADDALRFAQAIEAGERVATDADVLVAQRPALVCENAL; via the coding sequence GTGCCAGGCACGACCGCGCGGCCAGAGCAGGGGCTGTTCATGGAGATCGCCGAGCGTGCGCCCGAGGTGACCGATCCCGCGCAATGGTCCGACAACGAGGCCTGGCGCTACGGGTTCGCGCTCTATGGACACGGTTTCTTCTGGGAAGCGCACGAGGTCTGGGAGCCGGTCTGGATGGGGCTCAGGCCGAACAGTGCGGAGCGCATGCTGGTCCAGGGCCTGATCCAACTCGCCAATTGTTGCCTGAAGCTCAGGATGGGACGGCCGAGGGCGGCGGGAAGGCTCGCCAACCACGCCGCCGACTGCCTGTGGAACGCGCGGCATGGCCGCGAAAAATACGCCATGGGCGTCGATGTCGCACAGGCAGCCGACGACGCGCTGCGCTTCGCACAGGCGATCGAGGCGGGCGAGAGGGTGGCCACGGATGCCGACGTGTTGGTGGCGCAAAGACCGGCATTGGTCTGCGAGAATGCATTATAA
- a CDS encoding alpha/beta fold hydrolase yields the protein MWTSGEGMMMRAGGRWLEGKGFGPTPDKAPTIVMLHEGLGSAELWRDFPQKLADATGYGVFAYSRFGYGGSDPAPLPRPIDYMSREATEVLPEVLGAIGFRKGIFVGHSDGASIAAIYAGTVQDHRVRGLVLMAPHFFTEPMGLKSIAAAKLAYENSDLRQRLARYHVHVDNAFYGWNGAWLDPEFEKWNIEEVIAYLRVPVLAIQGVDDQYGTRAQIAALEEQSYNPVDVLMLEECRHSPFIDQPQKTLDAISDFVARLDAIEAAEAEAA from the coding sequence ATGTGGACGAGCGGCGAAGGCATGATGATGCGGGCCGGCGGACGCTGGCTCGAAGGCAAGGGTTTCGGCCCGACGCCGGACAAGGCACCGACCATCGTGATGCTGCACGAGGGGCTGGGGTCAGCGGAACTGTGGCGCGATTTTCCGCAGAAGCTCGCCGATGCTACCGGCTACGGCGTCTTCGCCTATTCGCGCTTCGGTTATGGCGGCTCCGACCCGGCGCCCTTGCCACGGCCGATCGACTATATGAGCCGCGAGGCGACCGAGGTGCTGCCGGAGGTGCTGGGGGCGATCGGTTTCAGGAAGGGCATCTTCGTCGGCCATTCCGACGGCGCCTCGATCGCGGCGATCTATGCTGGCACGGTGCAGGATCACCGGGTGCGCGGGCTGGTGCTGATGGCGCCGCATTTCTTTACCGAACCGATGGGGCTGAAGTCGATCGCGGCGGCGAAACTCGCCTATGAGAACAGCGACCTGCGGCAGAGGCTGGCGCGCTACCACGTCCATGTCGACAATGCCTTTTACGGCTGGAACGGCGCCTGGCTCGATCCCGAGTTCGAGAAGTGGAACATCGAGGAGGTGATCGCCTATCTGCGTGTGCCGGTGCTGGCGATCCAGGGTGTCGACGACCAGTATGGCACCCGGGCGCAGATCGCCGCACTCGAGGAGCAGAGCTACAACCCGGTCGACGTTCTGATGCTGGAGGAGTGCCGGCACTCGCCCTTCATCGACCAGCCGCAGAAGACGCTCGACGCGATTTCCGACTTCGTCGCCCGGCTCGATGCCATCGAGGCGGCCGAGGCCGAGGCGGCTTAA
- a CDS encoding benzoate-CoA ligase family protein has translation MGQQNGNAASYFVDRHVDEGQGGRTAFVECGAGGRSLTYAQLASEAGRMADLFQRHGISREDRAAMIVLDQIEFPVIFWGCLKAGVIPVPLNTLLSADYYEIILTDSRAKALFVSNELLPTVAPILGKLPDLRKVFVIGGESEGHLAFADELAKGEPSGTIAASADECAFWLYSSGSTGRPKGVRHVHGSLKATADTFGAQVLGARGDDLVLSAAKLFFAYGLGNAMTFPMAVGGAAALFKARPTPADMFAAMAEVKPTIFCGVPTLYAAMVAQMGDAAPAGTERLRLCVSAGEALPAEIGNRWKALTGVDIVDGVGSTEMLHIFLSNAPGNIVYGTSGVAVPGYAVRLVDEEGREVGPGEVGELLVDGPSAAENYWNQRDKSRATFEGRWTRTGDKYERTEDGRYVYCGRTDDMFKVSGIWVSPFEVEQALVTHPDVLEAAVVADRDEAGLEKPRAFVVLKNGASADGLEGALKEHVKAKVGAWKYPRRIDFVADLPKTATGKVQRFKLREGA, from the coding sequence TTGGGCCAGCAAAACGGCAACGCCGCCAGCTATTTCGTCGACCGCCATGTCGATGAGGGGCAAGGCGGCAGGACCGCATTCGTCGAATGCGGGGCGGGCGGTCGCAGCCTGACCTATGCGCAGTTGGCCTCCGAGGCCGGCCGCATGGCCGATCTCTTCCAGCGCCACGGCATTTCGCGCGAGGACCGCGCGGCGATGATCGTGCTCGACCAGATCGAGTTCCCGGTGATCTTCTGGGGCTGTCTGAAGGCCGGCGTGATCCCGGTGCCGCTCAACACGCTTCTTTCGGCCGATTACTACGAGATCATCCTCACCGACAGCCGCGCCAAGGCGCTGTTCGTGTCGAACGAGCTCCTGCCGACGGTCGCGCCGATCCTCGGCAAGCTGCCCGACCTGCGCAAGGTGTTCGTCATCGGTGGGGAGAGCGAAGGTCATCTCGCCTTTGCCGACGAACTCGCCAAGGGCGAGCCAAGCGGCACCATTGCCGCGAGCGCAGACGAATGCGCGTTCTGGCTCTACTCGTCCGGCTCGACAGGGCGGCCGAAGGGCGTGCGCCATGTGCATGGCAGCCTGAAGGCGACCGCCGATACGTTCGGGGCGCAGGTCCTGGGCGCACGCGGCGACGATCTGGTGCTGTCGGCGGCGAAGCTCTTCTTCGCCTATGGCCTCGGCAACGCGATGACCTTCCCGATGGCGGTCGGCGGTGCGGCGGCACTTTTCAAGGCGCGGCCGACGCCGGCCGACATGTTCGCGGCGATGGCCGAGGTAAAGCCGACGATCTTTTGCGGCGTGCCGACGCTTTATGCCGCCATGGTTGCCCAGATGGGTGACGCAGCTCCCGCTGGTACCGAGCGGCTGCGGCTTTGCGTGTCGGCGGGCGAGGCGTTGCCGGCCGAGATCGGCAATCGCTGGAAGGCGCTCACCGGGGTCGATATCGTCGACGGCGTCGGCTCCACCGAGATGCTGCACATCTTCCTGTCCAACGCGCCGGGCAACATCGTCTATGGCACGTCGGGCGTCGCCGTCCCGGGCTACGCCGTCAGGCTGGTCGATGAGGAAGGCAGAGAGGTCGGACCGGGCGAGGTCGGCGAACTTCTCGTCGACGGACCGTCGGCTGCCGAAAACTACTGGAACCAGCGCGACAAGAGCCGCGCCACCTTCGAAGGGCGCTGGACCCGCACCGGCGACAAATACGAGCGCACCGAGGACGGGCGCTACGTCTATTGCGGGCGTACCGACGACATGTTCAAGGTTTCGGGCATCTGGGTGTCGCCGTTCGAGGTCGAGCAGGCGCTGGTCACGCATCCGGACGTGCTGGAGGCGGCCGTCGTGGCAGACCGCGACGAGGCCGGCCTGGAAAAGCCGCGCGCCTTCGTGGTGCTGAAGAACGGCGCGTCGGCCGACGGTCTCGAGGGGGCGCTGAAAGAGCATGTGAAGGCGAAGGTCGGGGCGTGGAAATATCCGCGCCGCATCGATTTCGTCGCCGACCTGCCGAAGACGGCGACCGGCAAGGTGCAACGTTTCAAGCTGAGAGAAGGAGCCTAG
- a CDS encoding LysR substrate-binding domain-containing protein, translating into MAVQLPPLAAIRVFEAVARHASFTRAAGELGMTQAAVSYQVKVLEDRVGAPLFVRKPRQIELTDTGRRLAPVVTESFELLAAAWQEARHGAQGTLVINTLQTFATGWLARHIGDFHIEHPQIAVRIEASQHLIDFAREEADVAIRAGKGGWPGLVAHRLIRTDFSPMLSPRLAESFGGLAEPADLMKLPIVTPTDPWWPKWLTMAGLPSDWLADRPATNLGSQSLEASAAIAGQGVALLTVPFYQQEIEAGLLVQPFDLVATEDQSMFLVYPEARRNAPKIRIFREWLLPQFDCETE; encoded by the coding sequence ATGGCCGTGCAACTTCCGCCGCTGGCCGCCATTCGCGTCTTCGAGGCGGTCGCCCGCCACGCCAGCTTCACCCGCGCCGCCGGCGAACTCGGCATGACCCAGGCCGCGGTCAGCTACCAGGTCAAGGTGCTCGAAGACCGTGTCGGCGCCCCGCTTTTCGTGCGCAAGCCGCGCCAGATCGAACTGACCGACACCGGCCGGCGGCTGGCGCCGGTCGTCACCGAATCCTTCGAATTGCTCGCCGCGGCCTGGCAGGAGGCACGCCACGGCGCCCAGGGCACGCTGGTGATCAACACGCTGCAGACATTCGCGACCGGATGGCTCGCCCGCCATATCGGCGACTTTCACATCGAGCACCCGCAGATCGCGGTCCGCATCGAAGCCTCCCAGCACCTGATCGACTTTGCCCGCGAGGAGGCCGACGTCGCCATTCGTGCCGGCAAGGGCGGCTGGCCCGGGCTCGTCGCGCATCGCCTGATACGGACCGACTTTTCGCCGATGCTGTCGCCCCGGCTGGCCGAGTCGTTTGGTGGGCTTGCCGAGCCCGCCGACCTCATGAAGCTGCCGATCGTCACGCCCACCGATCCCTGGTGGCCGAAATGGCTGACGATGGCGGGCCTTCCTTCCGACTGGCTCGCTGACCGTCCGGCGACCAATCTCGGGTCGCAGTCGCTCGAGGCGAGTGCCGCCATAGCCGGCCAGGGCGTGGCGTTGCTCACCGTGCCTTTCTACCAGCAGGAGATCGAGGCCGGGCTTCTCGTGCAGCCCTTCGACCTGGTGGCCACCGAAGATCAGTCGATGTTCCTCGTTTACCCGGAAGCACGCCGCAACGCCCCCAAGATCAGGATTTTTCGCGAATGGCTGCTGCCGCAGTTCGATTGCGAAACGGAATAG
- a CDS encoding sensor histidine kinase encodes MEPAELHAGERTIRRKYARIGMAVFAATLICGGAGAWVAQMVAGDRAHRAVEATAREAIALQTETLSGVLEKYRLLPPLLSRREDIVALFEGPRTPANLAAAREVAFEIAGFSGAKDVALADATGRIFASARGIFDNSRLNEKALLAAAEQGRLGRESMSSDETERAYVFASSVRRDHALIGVIAVYVRIDQIEQTWSLSANPIAVTDAAGTVFISNRPQWRLRRLYGSAADGAVIIDGKPGADTVRIADGAGASYVAARRELPLMGWTLHVLADRAPIVAASRTASLVAVLVALLVGSLAFYLVKRREALALRQARAEAVAHRLEHLVGERTADLTEANTALAREVKERTEAEEQLRKAQNELVQAAKLAALGQMSATLSHEYNQPLAAIRTYADNAAEFLKRGRAEAAADAMARITGLVERMSELSRTLLSFARKPGTEITNVALAPAIEEALMLAGPRARKAGVVIRREGIAPELTVRGGHLRLTQVVVNLVNNALDALAGVGSQGAVERPEIVISARRIRGRIALTVEDNGPGVPPEMRDQVFEPFYSTKGVGEGLGIGLSIVYNIVREFGGAVRVAGRPGGGARFTVLLVAARAGTRELARAS; translated from the coding sequence GTGGAACCGGCCGAGCTTCACGCCGGTGAGCGGACCATACGCCGCAAATATGCACGCATCGGCATGGCGGTCTTCGCCGCTACGCTGATCTGCGGCGGTGCTGGCGCGTGGGTCGCGCAGATGGTCGCCGGCGACCGCGCACATCGCGCCGTCGAGGCGACCGCCCGCGAGGCGATCGCCTTGCAGACCGAGACGCTCTCAGGTGTGCTGGAGAAGTACCGCCTGCTGCCGCCGCTCCTGTCTCGTCGCGAAGACATCGTCGCCCTTTTTGAAGGCCCCCGCACGCCCGCCAACCTTGCCGCCGCGCGCGAGGTCGCCTTCGAGATCGCCGGCTTTTCCGGCGCCAAGGACGTCGCCCTCGCCGATGCCACCGGGCGCATCTTCGCTTCCGCGCGCGGCATTTTCGACAATTCCCGCCTGAACGAGAAGGCTTTGCTTGCCGCGGCCGAGCAGGGTCGGCTCGGCCGCGAATCGATGTCGTCCGACGAGACCGAGCGCGCCTACGTCTTTGCCTCCTCGGTGCGCCGCGACCACGCGCTCATCGGCGTCATTGCCGTCTATGTGCGCATCGACCAGATCGAGCAGACCTGGTCGCTGTCGGCCAATCCGATTGCCGTCACCGACGCCGCCGGCACCGTCTTCATTTCCAATCGGCCGCAATGGCGGCTGCGCCGCCTTTATGGCAGCGCTGCCGACGGCGCGGTCATCATCGACGGTAAACCGGGCGCCGACACGGTCCGCATCGCCGACGGGGCAGGCGCGAGCTATGTCGCCGCCCGGCGCGAATTGCCCTTGATGGGCTGGACGCTCCACGTGCTGGCCGACCGCGCCCCGATCGTCGCCGCCAGCCGCACCGCCAGTCTGGTGGCGGTGCTGGTCGCCTTGCTGGTCGGCAGCCTGGCATTCTATCTGGTCAAGCGCCGCGAGGCGCTGGCGCTCAGGCAGGCGCGTGCCGAGGCGGTGGCGCATCGGCTGGAGCACCTCGTCGGCGAACGCACCGCCGACCTCACCGAGGCCAACACCGCGCTTGCCCGTGAGGTCAAGGAGCGCACGGAGGCCGAGGAGCAATTGCGCAAGGCGCAGAACGAGCTCGTCCAGGCGGCCAAGCTCGCCGCGCTCGGCCAGATGTCGGCGACCCTCAGCCACGAATATAACCAGCCGCTGGCTGCCATCCGCACCTATGCCGACAACGCCGCAGAGTTCCTGAAGCGCGGCCGAGCCGAAGCCGCCGCCGACGCCATGGCGAGGATCACCGGGCTTGTCGAGCGCATGTCGGAACTGTCGCGGACGCTGCTCTCCTTCGCGCGCAAGCCTGGCACCGAGATCACCAATGTCGCTCTCGCGCCGGCCATCGAGGAGGCGCTGATGCTGGCCGGACCCCGTGCCCGCAAGGCCGGTGTCGTCATTCGCCGCGAGGGCATCGCCCCCGAGCTGACCGTGCGCGGCGGCCATTTGCGCCTTACCCAGGTCGTGGTCAACCTGGTCAACAACGCGCTCGACGCGCTTGCCGGCGTCGGTTCGCAAGGCGCGGTGGAAAGGCCGGAGATCGTCATCAGCGCCCGGCGCATCCGCGGTCGCATTGCGCTCACCGTCGAGGACAACGGTCCTGGCGTCCCGCCCGAAATGCGCGACCAGGTCTTCGAACCCTTCTACTCCACCAAGGGCGTCGGCGAGGGCCTCGGGATCGGGCTTTCGATCGTCTACAACATCGTGCGCGAGTTCGGCGGCGCGGTCCGGGTGGCAGGCCGGCCCGGCGGCGGCGCCCGGTTCACCGTGTTGCTGGTCGCTGCAAGGGCCGGCACCCGCGAACTGGCAAGAGCCTCATGA
- a CDS encoding sigma-54-dependent transcriptional regulator has translation MSDARVLLVDDDEDLRPALEQGFEIEGLSVATFPRAEDALAAVTRELYGCIVTDIRMPGMGGMDFMRRCLEIDPALPVILITGHGEVALAVEAMRDGAYDFIEKPFPVHRLTTVVRRAIEKRRLVLENRVLRETLDASGDLESRLVGRNPAMRRLREEIAALAATDADVLILGETGSGKEVVARALHDFGDRARANFVAINCGALPKDIFESELFGHEAGAFTGAQKLRIGKLEYADGGTVFLDEIEAMPLDLQVKLLRAIEHRTVERLGSNRQIPLDVRFVAATKADLKSESDARRFRADLFYRLNVATLKIPPLRERRDDIPLLFAHLAREARARYRRDMPEMTPALEADLTAHDWPGNVRELRNITDRWLLGLWRGFSPETLTVADDAGRLADRLAAFEKSVIEAELRRHDGRQKETYEALGISRKGLYDKMRKLGIASRDDG, from the coding sequence ATGAGCGACGCCCGCGTTCTTCTGGTCGATGATGACGAAGACCTGCGCCCGGCGCTCGAACAGGGCTTCGAGATCGAAGGCCTCTCGGTCGCCACCTTCCCGCGCGCCGAGGACGCACTGGCCGCCGTCACGCGCGAGCTCTACGGCTGTATCGTCACCGACATCCGCATGCCCGGCATGGGCGGCATGGATTTCATGCGCCGCTGCCTGGAGATCGACCCGGCCCTGCCCGTCATCCTGATCACCGGCCATGGCGAGGTGGCGCTCGCGGTCGAGGCGATGCGCGACGGCGCCTACGACTTCATCGAAAAGCCTTTCCCGGTCCACCGCCTGACGACGGTCGTGCGACGCGCCATCGAAAAGCGCCGCCTCGTGCTCGAAAACCGCGTGCTGCGCGAGACGCTCGATGCCTCGGGCGATCTCGAATCGCGCCTCGTCGGCCGCAATCCGGCCATGCGCCGGCTGCGCGAGGAGATCGCGGCCCTTGCCGCCACCGACGCTGACGTCCTCATCCTCGGCGAGACCGGCTCCGGCAAGGAGGTCGTAGCCCGCGCCCTCCACGATTTTGGCGATCGCGCCAGGGCCAATTTCGTCGCCATCAATTGCGGCGCCCTGCCCAAGGACATCTTCGAGAGCGAGCTTTTCGGTCATGAGGCCGGAGCCTTCACCGGCGCTCAGAAACTCAGGATCGGCAAGCTCGAATATGCCGACGGCGGCACCGTCTTCCTCGACGAGATCGAGGCCATGCCGCTCGACCTGCAGGTGAAGCTGCTGCGCGCCATCGAGCACCGCACCGTCGAGCGCCTCGGTTCCAACCGCCAGATCCCGCTCGACGTGCGTTTCGTCGCCGCGACCAAGGCCGACCTCAAGAGCGAAAGCGATGCACGCCGCTTTCGCGCCGATCTTTTCTATCGGCTGAATGTCGCGACACTGAAAATCCCGCCGCTGCGCGAGCGCCGCGACGATATTCCGCTGCTTTTCGCGCATCTGGCGCGCGAGGCGCGCGCCCGCTACCGCCGCGACATGCCGGAAATGACACCGGCGCTCGAAGCCGACCTCACCGCGCACGACTGGCCGGGCAACGTGCGCGAACTGCGCAACATCACCGACCGCTGGCTGCTCGGCCTGTGGCGCGGCTTCTCGCCCGAAACGCTCACGGTAGCCGACGATGCAGGCCGGCTCGCCGACCGGCTGGCCGCCTTCGAGAAGTCGGTGATCGAAGCCGAGCTCAGGCGACACGACGGCCGCCAAAAAGAGACCTACGAGGCGCTCGGCATTTCCCGCAAGGGGCTTTACGACAAGATGCGCAAGCTCG